A region of the Corynebacterium falsenii genome:
GCGAGTCCGCGAACGCCAGCGCGTTACACCAGGCCCAGCCACTTCCAGTACGTCGCGGAGAACAGCACCACCAGCGCGTAACCGATGATCGTCAGCGGGATACCCGTGCGCAGGAACTGCTTGGTCGTGAACGCGCCCGTACCGTAAGCCAGCATGTTCTGCGGTGCCGAGACCGGCAGCAGGAACCCGAAGCTGATGAGGAACTGCTGGATCACCACGAAGCCCAGGCCACCATCGGGGGTGTTCAGCGTGGCGGCCAGCGCGATGTACACCGGGATCAGCGCCGAGGACAGCGCGGTGGCGGAGGCGAAGCCCAAGTGGATGATCACCGTGAACGCACCGACCAAGATGATGGTGGCGAGCAGTGGCATGGAGTCCAGCCCCATCGCCCCGAAGGTCTTCTGCGACAGCCAACCGGCCGCGCCCGTCTTCAGCAGCAGCGTGCCGAGCGAGATGCCCACGGCGAAGACCACCAGCGTGCCCCAGTTGATGAGGTTCTCGGCCTTCTTCCACGTGAACACGCCCACGCGGGGAAGCAGCAGGAAACCGATCGCCACCAGGGTGATCGTGGAGGAATCCACGGGGTGGAGGAAGCCTTCAGTCGACCAGAAGAACAGCAGCGCGATGGAGACCACGATCAACCGGATCTCCGGGCCCGTGATGGGGCCGATCTCCTCGAGTTGACGGCGGACGGTCTCCTTGCCGCCATCCATGCGGTCGACCTCGGGCTTGATGGCCCAGCGCATGATGAAAAACAGCGCAATGGACATGAGCACCGACCACGGCGCGGCCCAGAGGAACCATTGACCCCACGACACGGAACGACCCATGGAGTCTTCGATGAAGTTGAGGGCCACGAGGTTCTGCGCCGCGGCCGTCTTAATGCCGACATTCCAAATGGAGATCGATTGCGCCGCGGTGATGATAAGCAGCGCGGATAGCTTTGAGTTCGACGCCAACCCGAAGGCGGCAACCATGCCCAGCAGGATAGGGACCACCGCGCCTGCGCGGGCCGTAGCCGAAGGAACGAAGAACGCCAGGATGATGGAGATGATGATGGCACCGGCCACGATGTGGGAGATCTTCTCGCCAGCGATCTTGAGAACCAGCAGGGCCACGCGCTTGTGTAGCCCGGTGGCTTGCATGGCGGCTGCCAGCGCCAGGGCGGCGGCCACGAGGGCCACGCCGGAGGAGGAGAACCCTGCCAATGCAGTGGTCAGGCCGTTTTTCGTTCCGAAGGCGGCACCGGGCGCGTCTGGGTCCCCGGACAGTCCGAGGAGCAGCGCCAGGTAGGCGATGATCATGATGGCGGAGACGGGGTAGGTCACTGCCTCCGTGATCCACATGACCACCGCGAAGCCCAAGACCGCGAGGGCAATTTGGCCTTGCCAGCTGAGGCCGTCTGGGCTGGGTAGCAGCAGGATGGCGATGAGCACCACGTGCGCGAGGGCGAACCATGCGGGTTTGAGGTTGAGCCTGTGCCGCAGTGACTTGTCCTTCGTCGCTTCGTTCTGCTGCGCGGTCTGCTGTGTGGCCTGTTGCGCATCGTCTGTGGCGGACAGGCCAGCGTCTTGCCCTGAACCTTGCCCTGAACCATGCCCTGAGGCGTGCTCGCGTTGAGTTGTCGAGCTCATGGGGTGAACTCCTCGTGAGTTAGCGAGGCCCCGATTGTGCCCTGGTGCTCCAGTCATGCTTGTGGCTATCGGAACCTTCGGTGTGGTGCCGCAGCTGGGGTCACCAGCTCTGCGGACTCTTGCATCCCCACCCTACCATTCGGCAACCCCCATATATGCAGGTCAGATTAGTTTTGAATCACAATTCATAAAGGCGCAGACCGGTTTCCCAAATCCACCCCGCAGCCGCCCGCTGTGTCCTAGATTCATAACCATGACCGACCAGACCTCACCCGACCCGACCGTGTCCGAGCACGCAGCGACCGACCAGCTCGTGACCGTCCGCCACTCCGAGACCACCCCCGGCCTCGTCCACGTGCAGCTGCACCGCCCGGGCAAGCTCAACTCCCTCACGCTCGACACGCTCAACCAGCTCGTCGCCACCGCGCACAAGCTCCGCCGCGACCGCAGCGTGCGGGCCGTGATCCTCTCCGGGTTCGAGCACAACTTCTCC
Encoded here:
- a CDS encoding SLC13 family permease, which translates into the protein MSSTTQREHASGHGSGQGSGQDAGLSATDDAQQATQQTAQQNEATKDKSLRHRLNLKPAWFALAHVVLIAILLLPSPDGLSWQGQIALAVLGFAVVMWITEAVTYPVSAIMIIAYLALLLGLSGDPDAPGAAFGTKNGLTTALAGFSSSGVALVAAALALAAAMQATGLHKRVALLVLKIAGEKISHIVAGAIIISIILAFFVPSATARAGAVVPILLGMVAAFGLASNSKLSALLIITAAQSISIWNVGIKTAAAQNLVALNFIEDSMGRSVSWGQWFLWAAPWSVLMSIALFFIMRWAIKPEVDRMDGGKETVRRQLEEIGPITGPEIRLIVVSIALLFFWSTEGFLHPVDSSTITLVAIGFLLLPRVGVFTWKKAENLINWGTLVVFAVGISLGTLLLKTGAAGWLSQKTFGAMGLDSMPLLATIILVGAFTVIIHLGFASATALSSALIPVYIALAATLNTPDGGLGFVVIQQFLISFGFLLPVSAPQNMLAYGTGAFTTKQFLRTGIPLTIIGYALVVLFSATYWKWLGLV